A region of Oxyura jamaicensis isolate SHBP4307 breed ruddy duck chromosome 5, BPBGC_Ojam_1.0, whole genome shotgun sequence DNA encodes the following proteins:
- the TMEM179 gene encoding transmembrane protein 179, which produces MALSNFLFAQCICYFLAFLFSFIVVVPLSENSNDFHGRCLLFTEGMWLNANLTVERQRFTVQEWGPEAACRFSIFTGLLSLLLATVQAWRTLFFLCKGHEDSFFYAFLNLLISAFVVFITFIASTIVSVGFNMWCDAITEKGSMPNSCEELQDIDLELNLENSAFYDQFAIAQFGLWAAWLTWLGITILAFLKVYHNYRQEDLLDSLIHEKELLLGRSSSRTSLQDEKSAMI; this is translated from the exons ATGGCGCTTAGCAATTTCCTCTTCGCTCAGTGCATCTGCTACTTCCTGGCCTTCCTCTTCAGCTTCATCGTGGTGGTGCCTCTGTCTGAGAACAGCAATGACTTCCACGGCCGGTGCCTGCTCTTCACCGAGGGCATGTGGCTCAACGCCAACCTGACGGTGGAGAGGCAGCGCTTCACCGTGCAGGAGTGGGGGCCCGAGGCCGCCTGCCGCTTCAGCATCTTCACCgggctcctctccctgctgctggccacagtGCAGGCCTGGAGgacccttttcttcctctgcaaagGGCATGAAGA CTCTTTCTTTTATGCTTTCCTGAATCTGCTGATCAGCGCCTTTGTGGTGTTTATCACATTTATTGCTAGCACTATAGTGAGTGTAGGATTTAACATGTGGTGTGATGCAATTACCGAAAAAGGAAGCATGCCAAATAG CTGTGAAGAATTACAGGATATAGATCTTGAACTGAACTTAGAAAACTCTGCTTTCTACGACCAGTTTGCTATTGCACAG TTTGGTCTCTGGGCTGCCTGGCTGACTTGGCTGGGAATTACCATTCTGGCTTTCCTGAAGGTTTATCACAACTACAGACAGGAGGACCTGCTAGATAGCCTGATCCATGAGAAGGAGCTGTTGCTAGGAAGATCCTCTTCACGAACATCTTTGCAAGATGAGAAAAGTGCCATGATCTAA